From one Bacillota bacterium genomic stretch:
- a CDS encoding heterodisulfide reductase-related iron-sulfur binding cluster, producing the protein MPSQPEVSGATREVFWNIPFAGQVVMYVLAAVTIGIFSYGVFRHWRMWRRGQPANRLGPVGPRLVLVLKHVFAHGRLLAERAAGLYHFGFFWGFIVLFLGTTVVFVHHDLSLGIMRGPFYLYFQSAALDAFGIMAAVAVGAALFQRYVLKSPRLRQGIWSDAFVLALFETVLVTGFLVEGLRIAATGDPWGSWSFAGFAVAKAALGAGLTEPAMRALHAGLWWFHFALAMTFLAYMPFSKLFHIVLAPFNVYLQPLEAPASPQPIDFEKSEHLGVARFSGFAWKDLFDLDVCTECGRCTAVCPADLTGKPLSPMHLILDLREEMKRTGADSARLLAGEVIKPETLWACTTCMACMEACPVFIEHVPKILNLRRYLVMEQSEAPDTMQEALRSLEARGHPFRGATASRSDWYQGLDVVELGQAGSADQVDVLYWAGCAAAFDERNQRVARAFVTVLRRAGLRVGVLGPEEQCTGDPARRIGNEFLFEQLARANIETLNRYGVKTIVTTCPHCFNTFKNEYPAFGGHFKVRHHTEFLAELVRQGRLDSAAAGAAPRQRITYHDPCYLGRHNGVFDAPRQMLGGLVGGDLVEMARSRSKSLCCGAGGGRAWVEEKGSERVAAVRAREAVGTGADVLAVACPFCLQMLEDGVKGEAPEDRPMRVMDVAELLDQSTREMAASPAGAGAADSGEGRRRAGG; encoded by the coding sequence CCCGTGGGGCCGCGCCTCGTGCTCGTCCTGAAGCACGTCTTCGCCCACGGGCGGCTGCTCGCCGAACGGGCGGCGGGCCTCTACCACTTCGGCTTCTTCTGGGGCTTCATCGTGCTGTTCCTGGGCACCACCGTGGTCTTTGTGCACCACGACCTGAGCCTGGGAATCATGCGCGGGCCGTTTTACCTCTACTTCCAGTCTGCGGCGCTGGACGCTTTCGGGATCATGGCGGCCGTCGCCGTCGGAGCGGCCCTCTTCCAGCGCTACGTCCTCAAGTCGCCCCGTCTGCGGCAGGGCATCTGGTCGGACGCCTTCGTCCTGGCGCTTTTTGAAACGGTGCTCGTAACCGGGTTCCTGGTTGAGGGGCTGCGCATCGCCGCCACCGGGGACCCGTGGGGTTCGTGGAGCTTTGCGGGTTTCGCCGTGGCAAAGGCGGCGTTGGGCGCGGGCCTGACGGAGCCCGCGATGCGGGCGCTGCACGCGGGGCTGTGGTGGTTCCACTTCGCCCTCGCGATGACGTTCCTCGCGTACATGCCGTTCTCGAAGCTGTTCCACATCGTGCTGGCGCCGTTCAACGTCTATTTGCAGCCGCTCGAAGCGCCGGCCTCACCGCAGCCCATCGACTTCGAGAAAAGCGAACATTTGGGCGTGGCGCGCTTTTCTGGCTTTGCGTGGAAAGACCTCTTCGACCTGGACGTCTGCACGGAGTGCGGGCGGTGCACGGCCGTCTGCCCGGCCGACCTGACGGGCAAGCCGCTTTCGCCCATGCACCTCATCCTCGACCTGCGGGAGGAGATGAAGCGCACCGGCGCCGACTCGGCGCGCCTGCTCGCCGGGGAGGTCATCAAGCCCGAAACGCTGTGGGCGTGCACGACGTGCATGGCATGCATGGAGGCGTGCCCGGTCTTCATCGAGCACGTGCCCAAGATTCTCAACCTGCGCCGCTACCTCGTCATGGAGCAGTCCGAGGCCCCCGACACCATGCAGGAGGCGCTGCGGAGCCTGGAGGCCCGGGGGCATCCGTTCCGGGGTGCGACGGCAAGCCGCTCCGACTGGTACCAGGGCCTGGACGTGGTGGAGCTGGGACAGGCGGGCTCGGCGGACCAGGTGGACGTCCTTTACTGGGCCGGGTGCGCCGCGGCGTTCGACGAACGCAACCAGCGGGTGGCGCGGGCGTTTGTGACCGTGCTGAGACGGGCCGGCCTGCGGGTCGGCGTTTTGGGGCCCGAGGAGCAGTGCACGGGCGACCCGGCGCGGCGCATCGGCAACGAGTTCCTCTTCGAACAGCTGGCCCGGGCCAACATCGAGACCCTCAACCGGTACGGCGTCAAGACGATCGTGACGACCTGCCCGCACTGCTTCAACACGTTCAAGAACGAGTACCCCGCGTTTGGCGGGCACTTCAAGGTGCGCCACCACACCGAGTTCCTCGCCGAACTCGTCAGGCAGGGGCGACTTGATTCGGCCGCAGCCGGCGCCGCGCCGCGCCAGCGGATCACCTACCACGACCCGTGCTACCTGGGCCGGCACAACGGCGTCTTCGATGCGCCAAGGCAGATGCTGGGGGGGCTGGTCGGCGGCGACCTGGTGGAGATGGCGCGCAGCCGCAGCAAGAGCCTCTGCTGCGGGGCCGGCGGAGGGCGGGCGTGGGTCGAAGAAAAGGGAAGCGAACGGGTGGCAGCCGTCCGGGCCCGGGAGGCGGTGGGCACGGGGGCCGACGTGCTGGCCGTGGCCTGCCCGTTCTGCCTTCAGATGCTGGAGGATGGCGTGAAGGGCGAGGCGCCAGAAGACCGCCCGATGCGGGTCATGGATGTGGCCGAGTTGCTGGACCAGAGCACCCGGGAAATGGCCGCCTCGCCGGCGGGGGCGGGCGCCGCCGATTCCGGCGAGGGGCGGCGCAGGGCCGGCGGGTAA